In Emys orbicularis isolate rEmyOrb1 chromosome 16, rEmyOrb1.hap1, whole genome shotgun sequence, a genomic segment contains:
- the ASPHD2 gene encoding aspartate beta-hydroxylase domain-containing protein 2: MVWVPLRTTRTDHLALLYTSKNSFTKMSLEWLMDWSWSLDGLRDFIATGIQSFRDCDTTALTAVACLLVLFVWYCYHVGREQPRTYVTVNSLMQSSDANGLQNGYAYCHSPECVRCARNDGLNQKLYHNLQEYAKRYSWSGMGRIHKGIREQGRYLNSRPSIQKPEVFFLPDLPTMPYFSRDAQKHDVELLERNFQTILCEFETLYKAFSNCSLPQGWKMNSTPSGEWFTFYLVNQGTCVPKNCRKCPRTYRLLGSLRTCIGNNVFGNACISVLTPGTVIGEHYGPTNIRIRCHLGLKTPSNCELVVGGEPQCWAEGRCLLFDDSFLHTAFHEGPPEEGPRVIFMVDLWHPNVAAAERQALDFIFAPGR; this comes from the exons ATGGTGTGGGTGCCTTTAAGAACCACGAGAACTGATCACCTGGCCCTTTTATACACCTCTAAGAACAGCTTCACAAAAATGTCTTTGGAGTGGCTGATGGACTGGAGCTGGTCACTGGATGGACTCCGGGACTTTATAGCTACAGGGATCCAGTCCTTCCGGGACTGTGACACCACTGCACTGACTGCTGTCGCTTGCCTCTTGGTCCTGTTTGTTTGGTACTGTTACCACGTTGGCAGGGAGCAGCCCCGCACGTATGTCACTGTGAATTCCCTCATGCAGAGCTCCGATGCCAATGGCTTACAGAACGGGTACGCTTACTGCCACTCCCCCGAGTGTGTGCGCTGCGCACGTAACGATGGGCTTAACCAGAAACTCTATCACAATCTGCAGGAATATGCCAAGCGCTACTCCTGGTCTGGCATGGGCAGGATCCACAAGGGCATCCGAGAGCAAGGGCGTTACCTAAACAGCCGACCATCCATCCAGAAGCCAGAAGTCTTCTTCTTACCAGACTTACCAACAATGCCCTATTTCTCACGGGACGCTCAAAAACACGACGTGGAGTTACTGGAACGCAACTTCCAGACCATCCTGTGTGAATTCGAGACCCTCTACAAAGCTTTCTCAAACTGCAGCCTCCCGCAAGGATGGAAAATGAACAGCACGCCCAGCGGGGAGTGGTTCACCTTTTACCTGGTGAACCAGGGCACGTGCGTTCCCAAGAACTGCAGGAAATGCCCACGGACGTATCGCTTACTTGGGAGCCTCCGCACCTGCATTGGCAACAATGTCTTTGGGAACGCGTGCATCTCTGTGCTGACCCCTGGCACGGTCATTGGGGAGCACTATGGCCCAACCAACATCCGCATACGATGCCATTTAG GTCTGAAGACTCCCAGCAACTGCGAGTTGGTGGTGGGTGGCgagccccagtgctgggccgAAGGCCGATGCCTCCTGTTTGACGATTCCTTTCTGCACACTGCATTTCACGAAG GTCCCCCCGAAGAGGGCCCTCGTGTGATCTTTATGGTGGATTTGTGGCACCCGAATGTTGCAGCTGCCGAGCGCCAAGCCCTTGATTTTATCTTTGCTCCAGGACGATGA